In Bosea vestrisii, the following are encoded in one genomic region:
- a CDS encoding DUF2853 family protein, with the protein MDHLADVKKFAKKPLNEAAFAGMSKSYALVMSKPDTRYVACSDPAELERVRENFLKKKLGLKSADLDATVKATCDHMKADKTKSRLTFYYLLAEHYGKLDAFVKK; encoded by the coding sequence ATGGATCATCTCGCCGACGTCAAGAAGTTCGCCAAGAAGCCTCTTAACGAGGCCGCCTTCGCCGGCATGAGCAAGTCTTATGCGTTGGTCATGAGCAAACCCGATACGCGCTACGTCGCCTGCTCGGACCCCGCAGAACTCGAACGCGTCCGCGAGAACTTCCTGAAGAAGAAGCTTGGCCTGAAAAGCGCCGATCTCGACGCCACGGTCAAAGCCACCTGCGACCACATGAAAGCCGACAAGACCAAGTCGCGCCTGACCTTCTACTATCTGCTGGCCGAACATTACGGCAAGCTCGACGCTTTCGTGAAGAAATAG
- a CDS encoding class I SAM-dependent methyltransferase: MSDDKRLEALRRLLTEAHRKLGLKLGFSLWDGSCVPADWPADGLMIAIRDAGVVAALLRKPKLDTLLHLHVSDRIAIENGSIFDLAAARPDGKVGRLARGISKAAVFDVVRRFIFAPGTAPQAVQHIKGDEIARDGKPATNKANIAHHYDVSNAFYRLFLDERMVYTCAYFTEDHDDLERAQTDKLEMICRKLRLKPGDKLLDIGCGWGALVCYAAQHYGVEAHGVTLAEEQLKLAQEKVEALGLQDKVTLHLKDFTQMEGEFDKISSIGMFEHVGIRNHPTYFQAANRLLKPRGLYLHHSISRRAKKTERAFNKMPAEYRALVRYIFPGGELDHLGMSIANLERYGFEVHDVEGWREHYQRTTRLWFERLNANKAEAEAEVGPERTRMWLLYLAGCSLAFERGGALINQTLVSKRRKGPSGLPPTRADLYR, from the coding sequence ATGAGTGACGACAAGCGCCTCGAAGCCCTGCGGCGGCTCCTGACCGAAGCGCACCGGAAGCTTGGGCTGAAGCTCGGCTTCTCGCTCTGGGATGGCTCGTGCGTGCCGGCCGACTGGCCGGCGGACGGGCTGATGATCGCAATCCGCGATGCTGGCGTCGTCGCGGCGCTGCTGCGCAAGCCGAAGCTCGACACGCTGCTGCATCTGCATGTTTCGGACCGAATCGCGATCGAGAACGGCTCGATCTTCGATCTCGCGGCGGCGCGTCCGGACGGTAAGGTCGGCCGACTGGCGCGCGGCATTTCGAAGGCGGCGGTGTTTGACGTCGTGCGTCGCTTCATCTTCGCGCCGGGCACGGCGCCGCAGGCGGTTCAGCACATCAAAGGCGACGAGATCGCCCGCGACGGCAAGCCTGCGACGAACAAGGCCAATATCGCCCACCATTACGACGTCTCGAACGCATTCTACCGGCTCTTCCTCGATGAGCGCATGGTCTACACCTGCGCCTATTTCACCGAGGACCACGACGATCTCGAGCGGGCGCAGACCGACAAGCTCGAGATGATCTGCCGCAAGCTGCGCCTGAAGCCGGGGGACAAGCTGCTCGACATCGGCTGCGGCTGGGGCGCGCTGGTCTGCTACGCCGCGCAGCATTACGGCGTCGAGGCGCATGGCGTAACGCTGGCCGAGGAGCAGCTCAAGCTGGCGCAGGAGAAGGTCGAGGCGCTCGGCCTGCAAGACAAAGTCACGCTCCATCTCAAGGACTTCACCCAGATGGAGGGGGAGTTCGACAAGATCTCCTCGATCGGCATGTTCGAGCATGTCGGCATCCGCAATCATCCGACCTATTTTCAGGCGGCGAACCGGCTGCTCAAGCCGCGCGGGCTCTATCTGCATCATTCGATCTCGCGGCGTGCCAAGAAGACCGAGCGGGCCTTCAACAAGATGCCGGCCGAGTATCGCGCTCTGGTGCGCTATATCTTCCCGGGCGGCGAGCTCGACCATCTCGGCATGTCGATCGCCAATCTCGAGCGCTATGGCTTCGAAGTGCACGATGTCGAGGGCTGGCGCGAGCACTATCAGCGCACGACGCGGCTGTGGTTCGAGCGGCTGAACGCGAACAAGGCTGAGGCGGAAGCGGAAGTCGGGCCGGAGCGGACCCGGATGTGGCTGCTCTATCTCGCCGGCTGCTCGCTCGCCTTCGAGCGCGGCGGAGCGCTGATCAACCAGACGCTGGTGTCGAAGCGGCGTAAGGGACCGTCGGGCTTGCCGCCGACGCGGGCGGATCTGTATCGCTGA
- a CDS encoding DUF1674 domain-containing protein: protein MSSQTKTEDAAAIEPAKELSPAAQRALAEAEARRAAIDAKAAGLRREKEVAGRGGLEPVRYDDWEVKGIASDF, encoded by the coding sequence ATGAGCTCGCAGACGAAGACCGAAGACGCTGCTGCGATTGAGCCCGCAAAAGAGTTGTCGCCGGCGGCCCAGCGCGCGCTCGCCGAAGCTGAGGCGCGCCGCGCCGCGATCGACGCCAAGGCTGCTGGGCTCCGTCGCGAGAAGGAGGTCGCCGGCCGCGGCGGGCTCGAACCGGTGCGCTATGACGATTGGGAAGTGAAGGGGATCGCCAGCGATTTCTGA
- the htpX gene encoding zinc metalloprotease HtpX, with translation MNYARTGMLMAALTALFGVVGYLLAGTGGMLIALGIAVATNLFSYWNSDRLALSVYNAQEVDERSAPDLYRMVRDLAQRADMPMPRVYLIQEDQPNAFATGRNPQNAAVAATTGIIRTLSYDELAGVMAHELAHIKNHDTLTMTVTATMAGAISTLASFGMFFGSRDNRPNAIVQIALMILAPLAATIIQMAVSRSREYEADRIGGEISGNPVALADALAKIAGGVSHIPNETAEAKPATAHMFIINPLSGRGMDSLFSTHPDTGNRIAALMEQARAMGAASNRGGFLGGASQNPLAGGREPGPWG, from the coding sequence ATGAACTATGCCCGTACCGGCATGCTGATGGCGGCGCTCACCGCGCTGTTCGGCGTGGTCGGCTATCTGCTCGCCGGCACTGGGGGCATGCTGATCGCGCTCGGCATCGCGGTCGCGACCAATCTGTTCAGCTACTGGAATTCCGACCGGCTGGCGCTGTCCGTCTATAATGCCCAAGAGGTCGATGAGCGTAGCGCGCCTGATCTCTACCGGATGGTGCGCGACCTCGCTCAACGCGCCGACATGCCGATGCCGCGTGTCTACCTCATCCAGGAGGACCAGCCGAACGCTTTCGCCACCGGCCGCAATCCGCAGAACGCCGCCGTAGCCGCAACGACCGGCATCATCCGGACGCTGTCCTATGACGAGCTCGCCGGCGTGATGGCGCACGAGCTTGCCCACATCAAGAACCACGACACGCTGACCATGACGGTCACGGCGACCATGGCCGGTGCGATCTCGACCCTCGCCTCCTTCGGCATGTTCTTCGGCTCGCGCGACAATCGTCCCAACGCCATCGTCCAGATCGCCCTGATGATCCTCGCCCCGTTGGCCGCGACCATCATCCAGATGGCGGTTTCGCGCTCGCGCGAATACGAGGCGGACCGCATCGGCGGCGAGATCAGCGGTAACCCCGTGGCGCTCGCCGACGCCCTCGCCAAGATCGCCGGCGGCGTTTCCCATATCCCGAACGAGACGGCGGAAGCGAAGCCTGCTACGGCGCACATGTTCATCATCAACCCACTCTCCGGCCGCGGCATGGATTCATTGTTCTCGACACATCCCGACACCGGCAACCGCATCGCCGCTCTGATGGAGCAGGCGCGGGCCATGGGCGCAGCCTCAAATCGCGGCGGCTTCCTCGGCGGCGCGAGCCAAAACCCTCTCGCCGGCGGGCGCGAACCCGGGCCCTGGGGCTGA
- a CDS encoding RsmB/NOP family class I SAM-dependent RNA methyltransferase, which produces MAASHENRAPADDVPGLGARRLAATLIDEVLRAGTALDETFERMALAAKLEPADAGLARAIATVAFRRLGTIRQVVGARLERGSPRKSGPFEPIMVAAAAQLLFLDVPDHAAVDLAIRQLHEDARSSRYASLGNAVLRRLAREREAILADLDPLADTPDWLRESWTKTYGADVVTAIAAAHAQEPPLDLTVKSDAADWAGKLDGIVLPTGSVRLRGREAVTGLPGFTEGEWWVQDAAAALPAQLLGIGPGDRVADLCAAPGGKTVQLAQLGAQVTAVDRSGPRLRRLRANLERLGLEAEIVVADATAFEAEPFDAVLLDAPCSATGTIRRHPDVAWTKRPEDIAKLTALQARLLEQAGRLTRPGGRLVYCTCSLEPEEGEGQIEAFLARTPGFVRAPIEPVEIGGQAEALTALGELRTLPHQLAGETPRLSGWAGFYACRLNRV; this is translated from the coding sequence ATGGCAGCCTCCCACGAAAACCGCGCGCCGGCTGACGATGTACCTGGTCTCGGCGCGCGCCGTCTGGCGGCTACGCTGATCGACGAGGTGCTGCGCGCCGGTACCGCTCTCGACGAGACCTTTGAGCGCATGGCGCTGGCGGCTAAGCTTGAGCCGGCCGATGCCGGGCTGGCACGTGCGATCGCAACCGTCGCCTTCCGCCGCCTCGGCACGATCCGCCAGGTGGTCGGCGCCAGGCTCGAACGCGGCAGCCCGCGCAAATCCGGCCCCTTCGAGCCGATTATGGTCGCCGCCGCCGCCCAGCTGCTCTTTCTCGACGTGCCCGATCACGCCGCGGTCGACCTCGCCATCCGCCAATTGCACGAGGACGCCCGTTCCTCGCGCTACGCCTCGCTCGGCAATGCCGTGCTGCGGCGACTGGCGCGCGAGCGCGAGGCGATCCTCGCCGATCTCGATCCGCTCGCCGACACGCCAGATTGGCTGCGCGAGAGTTGGACGAAGACCTACGGCGCCGATGTCGTCACGGCGATCGCGGCCGCCCATGCGCAGGAGCCGCCGCTCGATCTGACCGTGAAATCCGACGCGGCCGATTGGGCCGGCAAGCTCGACGGTATCGTCCTGCCGACCGGCTCGGTGCGCCTGCGCGGGCGTGAGGCGGTCACCGGATTGCCGGGCTTCACTGAGGGAGAGTGGTGGGTGCAGGACGCGGCAGCCGCCTTGCCAGCCCAATTGCTCGGCATCGGGCCGGGCGATCGCGTCGCCGATCTCTGCGCCGCGCCCGGCGGCAAGACCGTGCAGCTCGCGCAATTGGGCGCGCAGGTCACTGCGGTCGACCGTTCCGGCCCGCGCCTGCGCCGGCTCCGGGCCAATCTCGAGCGACTCGGACTGGAAGCCGAGATTGTCGTCGCCGATGCCACTGCCTTTGAGGCGGAGCCGTTCGACGCTGTCCTGCTCGACGCGCCGTGCAGCGCCACCGGCACGATCCGGCGCCACCCCGACGTCGCCTGGACCAAGCGACCCGAGGATATCGCCAAGCTCACCGCCCTGCAGGCCCGCCTGCTCGAGCAGGCGGGGCGGCTGACTCGGCCGGGCGGACGCTTGGTCTATTGCACCTGCTCGCTGGAGCCGGAGGAGGGCGAGGGGCAGATCGAGGCCTTCCTGGCGCGTACGCCCGGCTTCGTGCGCGCTCCGATCGAACCTGTGGAGATCGGCGGACAGGCCGAAGCGCTGACAGCGCTGGGCGAATTGCGCACGCTGCCGCACCAGCTCGCCGGAGAGACGCCGCGTCTCTCGGGATGGGCGGGATTTTACGCATGTCGCCTGAACAGGGTATGA
- a CDS encoding heparinase II/III family protein has protein sequence MSGWSERGGLARAAIGRAARRTRGQIAGAKRALWPFGRLRSSRLLFAPHDLRTADPTTASDIYAGYFALAGRTVNCHGESPFLVTPPSEAWAEALHSFVWLRHLRAADTAIARANARALVDEFIARQHDRDEIARRPAVIARRLMSFLSHSPLLLEGADHAFYERFIRHVAQTAERLQLALAGAVEGAARLQCLIAICFAAICLDGQERRLRRYEIALSDELEQQILPDGGHLSRNPRLIIDLLLDLLPLRETFTARGLEAPRAIIMAIDRMMPHLKLFRHGDGALALFNGMGATPPT, from the coding sequence TTGAGCGGCTGGTCCGAGCGCGGAGGCCTGGCACGAGCAGCCATCGGCAGGGCGGCGCGGCGGACGCGCGGCCAGATTGCCGGGGCGAAACGTGCGCTCTGGCCGTTCGGACGGCTTCGCTCCAGCCGCCTGCTCTTCGCCCCGCACGACCTGCGCACCGCCGATCCGACCACGGCGAGCGACATCTATGCCGGCTACTTCGCCCTCGCCGGCCGCACCGTGAACTGCCATGGCGAATCGCCCTTCCTCGTCACGCCACCGAGCGAGGCCTGGGCCGAGGCGCTGCATAGCTTCGTCTGGCTGCGCCATTTGCGCGCCGCCGATACGGCCATCGCGCGCGCCAATGCCCGCGCCCTCGTCGATGAATTCATCGCCCGCCAGCACGACCGCGATGAGATCGCACGGCGCCCGGCGGTGATCGCCCGGCGGCTGATGTCGTTCCTGTCGCATTCGCCGCTGCTGCTCGAAGGCGCCGACCATGCCTTCTACGAGCGCTTCATTCGCCATGTCGCGCAGACGGCGGAGCGGCTCCAGCTCGCGCTCGCCGGTGCTGTCGAGGGAGCGGCACGCCTGCAATGCCTGATCGCGATCTGCTTTGCCGCCATCTGCCTCGACGGTCAGGAGCGGCGATTGCGCCGCTACGAGATCGCGCTCTCCGACGAATTGGAGCAGCAGATCCTGCCGGATGGCGGTCATCTCAGCCGCAATCCCCGCCTCATCATCGACTTGCTGCTTGATCTCCTGCCCTTGCGCGAGACCTTTACCGCGCGCGGGCTCGAGGCGCCGCGCGCCATCATCATGGCAATCGACCGGATGATGCCGCATCTCAAGCTCTTCCGGCATGGCGACGGCGCGCTCGCTCTGTTCAACGGCATGGGCGCGACGCCCCCGACCTGA